ATCAGCCAGCTTGCCCATTTGACCGATGCCACCATCTGTCCGCGTCTTGTGGTCAAGGTCGGCTCGGCTTTGCTTGTCGGCAAGGACGGGCAGCCGCGCCGTGAATGGCTGGCCGCGCTGGTGGCGGAAATCGCCGCCGCGCGCATTGCGGGTCAGGAAGTCATTGTCGTATCTTCGGGGGCTATTGCCCTGGGCGCGCGCAAGCTGGGTCTTGCCAAGGGCGGGCGCGGCAGTCTGTCTGATGCACAGGCCGCAGCATCGGTCGGGCAGATTGCGCTCGCCGGGTTGTGGGCCGAACTGCTGGCCGCGCATCGGCTGACCGCGGCGCAAATTCTGCTGACACTGGAAGACCTTGAAGACCGCCGCCGTTATCTGAATGTCACCGCCACCCTCGGCACGTTGCTTGCGGCAGGTGCGGTGCCTGTGATCAACGAAAACGATTCGGTCGCCACGCAGGAAATCCGCTTTGGCGACAATGATCGCCTGGCCGCGCGCGTCGGGCAGGCGGCGGGGGCCAGCGCCGTACTGCTGTTGTCCGACATTGATGGCCTTTATGACCGTGACCCGCGCCAGCCCGATGCCGTGCGCATTCCGGTCGTGCGCGGGGTGACGCCGGAGATTCATGCCATGGCGACCGGTGGATCGTCCTCCGGGCTGGGTTCGGGCGGTATGACGTCCAAGTTGCAGGCCGCCGAGATCGCCGAATTTGCGGGCATTGCCTTGGCCATCATCGATGGGCAGCCGGTCGCACCGATCAGCGCGGCGCTGCAATCCGATAGTGGCACGTTGTTCCTGCCGCGCGGGCGCAAGCAGGCGCGCAAGGCGTGGCTGGGCGGAAAGATGCGTATGCGCGGCTCTGTCCACGTCGATGCGGGGGCGGCAAGTGCCCTTGCGCGGGGATCGAGCCTGCTGGCGGCGGGCGTGACGGCCGTCGAAGGTGATTTTCAGCGCGGCGATGCGATTGCTGTGCTTGGTCCCGATGGACAGACGCTGGCGCGCGGTCTTTGCGAATATGATGCCGCAGAATGTACGCGGATCATCGGCCACCACAGCCGCGATCATGAAGACCTGCTCGGCTATGCGCCGCGCTCTGCCCTGATCCATCGCGACCAGATGGTGCTGCTGTAATGGCCGCAGAATTGCTGGCGATCACCGGGGCGACCGGGTTCGTCGGGCAGGCCGTTCTCGAATTTGCCGCCCGTGCCGGGATCGAGGTCCGTGCGCTCGCCCGCCGCCCGCAGGAAGCGCGCGTAGGGGTGGAGTGGGTGCAGGGCGACCTTTCGGACCGCCGCGCCCTGCAACGGCTGGTCGGCAAGGCCAGTGTCGTGCTCAACATCGCAGGCGTGGTCAATGCACCCGATCCGCAAGGGTTCGAGGACGGCAACGTCTGGGGTACGCTCAACGTGGTCAACGCAGCGCTCGATGCCGGTGTGCCGCGCTTCGTCCATGTCTCCTCGCTGTCGGCGCGCGAGCCGGACCTGTCGGTCTATGGCAAATCCAAGTTGCGCGGGGAAAAGGTGGTCAAGGCCAGCAGCCTCGACTGGACTGTGGTGCGCCCACCATGGGTCTATGGCCCGCGCGATACCGATACGCTGGACATGTTCAAGGCGGCGCGGTTCGGGCTGCTGCCGGTTCCGCCAAAGGGCCACGCCTCGCTCATCCACGTCAACGATCTCGCGCGCCTGCTGCTCGCGCTGATCCCCGGCGGC
This genomic interval from Novosphingobium sp. CECT 9465 contains the following:
- the proB gene encoding glutamate 5-kinase — translated: MKISQLAHLTDATICPRLVVKVGSALLVGKDGQPRREWLAALVAEIAAARIAGQEVIVVSSGAIALGARKLGLAKGGRGSLSDAQAAASVGQIALAGLWAELLAAHRLTAAQILLTLEDLEDRRRYLNVTATLGTLLAAGAVPVINENDSVATQEIRFGDNDRLAARVGQAAGASAVLLLSDIDGLYDRDPRQPDAVRIPVVRGVTPEIHAMATGGSSSGLGSGGMTSKLQAAEIAEFAGIALAIIDGQPVAPISAALQSDSGTLFLPRGRKQARKAWLGGKMRMRGSVHVDAGAASALARGSSLLAAGVTAVEGDFQRGDAIAVLGPDGQTLARGLCEYDAAECTRIIGHHSRDHEDLLGYAPRSALIHRDQMVLL
- a CDS encoding NAD(P)-dependent oxidoreductase, whose protein sequence is MAAELLAITGATGFVGQAVLEFAARAGIEVRALARRPQEARVGVEWVQGDLSDRRALQRLVGKASVVLNIAGVVNAPDPQGFEDGNVWGTLNVVNAALDAGVPRFVHVSSLSAREPDLSVYGKSKLRGEKVVKASSLDWTVVRPPWVYGPRDTDTLDMFKAARFGLLPVPPKGHASLIHVNDLARLLLALIPGGEEVTHMIFEPDDGRPGGWTHNEIAKAIGMAVGTRVTAMNLPAGMLRLGAKLDARFRGKGAKLTLDRVGYMCHPDWRVGEGMQPPPSLWTPQVETQMGLHATAAWYREAGWLK